Proteins encoded within one genomic window of Canis lupus dingo isolate Sandy chromosome 28, ASM325472v2, whole genome shotgun sequence:
- the LOC112672648 gene encoding olfactory receptor 6C65-like, which translates to MYNDVCMMLWKEMPMEMENGTAVQEFTLEGFPDIQHLGKFLFLVHLLTYLASIAGNAVIVTIICANSRLQTPMYFFLSIFSFVECCFINTVIPKLLVIFLLGKQNVSFPACFIQTFFFFFLGAAGFFLIAVMSLDRYVAICKPLHYLTIMNLKTCSFLVTTCFTLAFTLITGLVVKVSQLSFCGPYVIPHFFCDIGPLIHLSCSDTKPTEMLAFVLALFILLTSLIITIIAYSNIIVTIVQLPSARERQKAFSTCSSHLIVLSLMYGSCVFIYVKLKQTNRMDSNREAALVNTVVTPLLNPVIYTLRNKQVHQALRETMCRMKMSR; encoded by the coding sequence atgtataatgatgtATGTATGATGCTGTGGAAAGAGATGcccatggaaatggaaaatgggaCAGCTGTCCAGGAATTCACCTTGGAAGGGTTCCCTGACATCCAGCACCTGGGAAAGTTTCTCTTCCTGGTGCACCTGCTGACATACCTGGCATCCATTGCAGGCAATGCTGTCATAGTCACCATCATCTGTGCTAATTCCCGGCTCCAGACACCTATGTACTTTTTCCTCAGCATTTTCTCCTTTGTGGAGTGTTGTTTTATAAATACTGTTATTCCTAAATTGTTAGTCATCTTTCTTTTAGGCAAGCAAAACGTTTCCTTTCCTGCCTGTTTCATacaaacctttttctttttctttctgggagCAGCAGGTTTCTTTCTCATAGCAGTGATGTCTCTGGATCGGTATGTGGCCATTTGCAAGCCCCTGCATTACTTGACCATCATGAACCTGAAGACTTGCTCCTTCCTGGTCACTACCTGCTTCACTTTGGCCTTCACTCTCATCACTGGTTTGGTAGTGAAAGTTTCCCAGTTATCCTTCTGTGGCCCCTATGTCATCCCTCACTTTTTCTGTGACATTGGCCCCCTGATTCATCTTTCCTGTTCTGACACTAAACCTACTGAAATGTTGGCTTTTGTCCTCGCTTTGTTTATCCTTTTGACATCCCTTATCATAACCATCATTGCCTACAGCAACATAATAGTCACAATTGTACAACTCCCATCAGCTAGGGAACGACAGAAAGctttctccacctgctcctcTCACCTCATAGTCCTCTCTCTGATGTATGGCAGCTGTGTCTTTATATATGTAAAACTAAAGCAAACGAACAGGATGGACTCCAACAGGGAGGCTGCCCTTGTGAACACGGTGGTGACCCCGCTGCTCAACCCTGTTATTTACACTCTGCGGAACAAGCAGGTCCACCAGGCTCTGAGAGAGACAATGTGCAGAATGAAAATgtcaagatga